One genomic segment of Verrucomicrobiota bacterium includes these proteins:
- a CDS encoding transposase, whose protein sequence is MSQRRKYTKEFKDNAVSLVLSGRAAIEVSHDLGIDISTLNRWKKLYLDEQDIKHDGLG, encoded by the coding sequence GTATACGAAAGAATTCAAGGACAACGCCGTATCGCTGGTGTTATCGGGACGAGCAGCGATAGAAGTGTCGCATGATCTTGGAATCGACATTTCCACGTTAAACCGCTGGAAAAAGCTATATCTGGATGAGCAGGATATCAAACACGATGGCCTTGGCG